In Candidatus Nanopelagicales bacterium, the genomic window CCGTGATCGTCACGTATGGAAGGACAACCCACAGCATCACTTGCGGGGCGGTGATCATCGGGTCGCTCCTACGCTCGCGAGGGTTGCCAGGACCGCGTCAAGGACATGCACATAGGCCGAGTCCATCTTGTCCAGGGCGTCGCGCATCAGGCCGATCGGCCCGCGGTGTTCCGTTAGCAGGGCCTCCCCAGTCGTCTGATCTTCCATCGCCGCGAATTCCAGCACAACGGCGAGATGGTCGGGCAGCTCCTCGTTGCCAAGTTCGTGGCCGGATTCGGCGTACGCGCTCTTGAACCGCAGCATGGCTTCTCCGCGATTGCGGGTGTCGCCGTGAGTC contains:
- the narJ gene encoding nitrate reductase molybdenum cofactor assembly chaperone, with protein sequence MNRQDVAAARLAASWLLWYPDDRLLARLGPMTEAVATLPTAAREPLESFLAHLAGTPLMDVQRHYVSVFDMRRKACPYLTYWTHGDTRNRGEAMLRFKSAYAESGHELGNEELPDHLAVVLEFAAMEDQTTGEALLTEHRGPIGLMRDALDKMDSAYVHVLDAVLATLASVGATR